A part of Elusimicrobiota bacterium genomic DNA contains:
- the aroC gene encoding Chorismate synthase: MTIRYVTSGESHGRHLTAVLEGIPAGVPLTEEDVNVQLKRRQHTFGRGERQQYIESDAVQFVSGVRHGQTLGSPITLIVENKDWANWEKIMSVREADYDEKFALVRPRPGHADLVGAIKFNRYDTRDILERASARETAARTAVGAICQKFLREFGINVYSWVTEIGPVKMKILSGDPEEIYRKAKESPVHCPDPEATQKMMDAISQAKKMGDTLGGIYQVCATGLPVGLGSHVQWDLKLDGMLAQALMSIQAHKAVEFGQGFELGRAKGSDVHDEIFYEKGRGFYRKSNNAGGVEGGMTNGEPLVIRAAIKPLASLRKPLHSVHLKTKEALRAEIVRSDVAPVAAAAIIGESVTAITLAQAFVTKFGGDSLREIRDNFKRYQDYVDGY; the protein is encoded by the coding sequence ATGACCATTCGATATGTCACTTCAGGTGAATCTCATGGACGGCACTTAACGGCAGTTTTGGAAGGAATTCCAGCAGGAGTTCCTCTCACTGAAGAGGACGTGAATGTCCAACTGAAACGTCGACAACACACCTTCGGTCGCGGGGAGCGGCAACAATATATTGAAAGCGATGCGGTTCAATTTGTCTCTGGTGTGAGACACGGCCAAACTTTGGGTTCTCCCATTACCTTAATTGTTGAAAACAAAGATTGGGCCAATTGGGAGAAGATTATGTCGGTCCGTGAGGCCGATTATGATGAAAAGTTTGCCTTGGTGCGCCCCCGGCCTGGCCATGCCGATTTGGTTGGCGCGATTAAATTTAATCGATATGACACCCGTGATATTTTGGAACGGGCCAGCGCGAGAGAAACCGCGGCCCGAACGGCGGTGGGGGCCATTTGTCAGAAATTCCTGAGAGAATTTGGAATCAATGTTTATTCTTGGGTCACGGAGATTGGGCCCGTCAAAATGAAGATTTTGAGTGGGGATCCAGAGGAAATTTATCGAAAAGCAAAAGAATCCCCCGTTCATTGCCCAGATCCTGAGGCCACGCAAAAAATGATGGACGCCATTTCACAGGCCAAAAAAATGGGAGACACTTTGGGCGGCATTTATCAAGTTTGCGCCACAGGACTTCCAGTGGGATTGGGGTCCCATGTTCAATGGGATCTGAAATTGGATGGAATGCTGGCGCAAGCATTGATGTCCATTCAGGCTCATAAAGCAGTTGAATTCGGACAGGGTTTTGAGTTGGGCCGCGCCAAGGGGTCTGATGTTCATGATGAAATTTTCTATGAGAAAGGGAGAGGATTTTATCGAAAATCAAACAATGCGGGAGGAGTGGAGGGCGGCATGACCAACGGCGAACCTTTGGTGATCCGTGCCGCCATCAAGCCCTTGGCGAGTTTGCGCAAACCTCTCCATTCCGTGCATTTAAAAACCAAAGAAGCGCTGCGGGCTGAAATCGTCCGTTCCGATGTGGCCCCTGTGGCAGCCGCGGCCATTATTGGAGAATCGGTGACAGCCATTACTTTGGCGCAAGCCTTTGTGACCAAGTTTGGCGGCGACTCGCTACGCGAAATCCGAGACAACTTTAAACGCTATCAGGACTATGTGGATGGGTATTAA
- the aroK gene encoding Shikimate kinase gives MNVVLIGFMCSGKSRIGSALAKKLGWTHVDTDERILREQGLTIAELIRTRGEAAFRDIEKQMVAKVSHFDKSVISTGGGVPLNPLNMQVLASHGHVVWLKILPETVLKRAGNLKSRPLIDPANPLESIRKLMAEREKVYSQAPFNIEVENSTPELLADKIIGMLPPLS, from the coding sequence ATGAATGTGGTGTTGATTGGATTTATGTGTTCGGGAAAATCGCGCATCGGATCAGCTCTGGCCAAAAAATTAGGCTGGACGCATGTGGATACCGATGAACGGATTCTGCGAGAGCAAGGCCTTACCATTGCGGAACTCATTCGAACTCGCGGCGAAGCGGCGTTTCGAGACATCGAAAAGCAAATGGTTGCCAAGGTCAGCCATTTCGACAAATCTGTCATTTCCACTGGAGGAGGCGTGCCATTAAACCCTCTCAACATGCAAGTTCTTGCTTCTCATGGCCATGTGGTATGGCTCAAAATTTTGCCTGAAACTGTCCTTAAAAGAGCCGGGAACTTAAAATCTCGTCCATTGATCGATCCTGCGAATCCGTTGGAATCCATTCGAAAGTTAATGGCCGAACGGGAAAAAGTTTACTCACAAGCTCCCTTTAATATTGAAGTTGAGAACTCAACCCCAGAGTTGTTGGCCGATAAAATAATAGGCATGCTCCCACCTCTCTCATGA
- the aroB_1 gene encoding 3-dehydroquinate synthase produces MNCIRVQLDKRSYDIRFGPLRDLPAVFSRLFPHRPRVLIVSSRAVLKAGHVHRLESLLKKVAHSGRTVALPNGEQVKNLETMGLLYKEGFGAGLDRKSVIVGLGGGVITDMAGFLAATYMRGVPFVSIPSTLLGMVDASIGGKTGVDVPEGKNLVGAFWQPQLVWVDSTLLQTLPEREWRTGFAEVIKYGVIKNRAFFDWLEKKLFSNSNLSTWSRSDIEKALYVSAQIKARVVSGDERETPLKGGREILNFGHTVGHALEAATGFHTLTHGEAISIGMVRAGRLALEAGLWSNAEQSRLIRVLQLAGLPIHFPTLTPEQKKYFWSALMRDKKNVAGSVRFVLPRKMGEVTVQKVVLSKRSF; encoded by the coding sequence ATGAATTGCATTCGCGTTCAACTGGATAAACGGTCTTACGATATTCGTTTCGGACCGCTTCGTGATTTGCCGGCGGTCTTTTCTCGACTTTTCCCTCATCGGCCCAGAGTGTTGATTGTTAGCTCTCGGGCGGTTCTCAAGGCGGGTCATGTCCATCGGCTCGAATCGCTTTTAAAAAAGGTGGCGCATTCCGGAAGAACGGTGGCCTTGCCAAATGGGGAGCAGGTTAAAAACCTGGAGACCATGGGATTGCTCTATAAAGAAGGATTTGGCGCCGGTCTCGATCGTAAATCCGTGATCGTGGGTCTGGGGGGAGGCGTCATCACCGATATGGCAGGATTTTTGGCAGCCACCTATATGCGGGGTGTTCCTTTCGTTTCGATTCCCTCAACTTTGCTCGGCATGGTGGATGCGTCGATTGGAGGGAAAACGGGGGTGGATGTTCCAGAGGGAAAAAATTTGGTGGGCGCGTTTTGGCAACCCCAATTGGTGTGGGTGGACTCGACTCTCTTGCAAACTCTTCCCGAGCGAGAGTGGCGAACCGGGTTTGCCGAAGTGATCAAGTATGGGGTGATTAAAAACCGAGCCTTTTTTGATTGGTTGGAGAAAAAACTATTCTCCAATTCGAACTTGTCCACGTGGTCTCGATCAGACATTGAGAAGGCTTTGTATGTTTCAGCCCAAATCAAAGCAAGAGTGGTCAGTGGAGATGAGCGTGAAACCCCTCTCAAAGGCGGCCGCGAAATTCTCAACTTTGGCCACACCGTTGGACATGCCCTTGAAGCCGCAACCGGATTTCATACGCTCACTCATGGGGAAGCCATATCCATTGGAATGGTCCGAGCCGGTCGTTTGGCGCTGGAGGCGGGGCTTTGGTCCAACGCGGAACAAAGCCGGTTGATTCGAGTTCTCCAATTGGCTGGATTGCCTATTCATTTTCCCACCCTCACGCCCGAACAAAAAAAATATTTCTGGTCGGCCCTGATGAGAGATAAAAAGAATGTGGCCGGAAGCGTTCGTTTTGTTCTTCCCAGAAAAATGGGAGAAGTGACGGTTCAGAAAGTCGTTTTATCCAAAAGGAGTTTTTAA
- the ypdF gene encoding Aminopeptidase YpdF, whose protein sequence is MKKPLSKFVYLNRRMSAFREILKDKKLDGFLLTHLSDLYYFTDYKTEGYYALIGLKEAWLFLPNLLFEQGKASTRGFHCLQGKFFEELKKVISKNRLKRIGFDPHQLPFSFGQSLEKMGFVSEAGLVTQLRAIKDVFELKRLRAANHLAALGAEFVRRRLKPGIREKQVAADLAHFFNIKGDGIAFDLIIAGGKNGAFPHHITSNDRLKNGEPVICDIGATWEGYRSDLTRTFPLGRMPAAFTKVFNIVNTSQKQGIRHLKPGVTAGSVDQVCRRVIEEAGYGKTFVHSTGHGVGIDIHEHPRIGPDAKDRLEEGMVVTVEPGIYLPGKFGVRIEDTLLITKTGSEILTK, encoded by the coding sequence ATGAAGAAGCCGCTATCCAAGTTCGTCTATCTCAATCGCCGAATGTCTGCCTTTAGAGAGATTCTAAAAGATAAAAAGTTGGATGGTTTCTTGCTCACCCATCTGTCCGATCTTTATTATTTCACGGACTATAAAACGGAAGGTTACTACGCGCTTATTGGGCTTAAGGAGGCCTGGTTATTTTTACCCAATTTGCTTTTTGAGCAGGGGAAAGCCAGTACCCGTGGGTTTCATTGTTTACAAGGAAAATTTTTCGAGGAACTCAAGAAAGTTATATCGAAGAACAGACTCAAACGGATCGGCTTTGACCCGCATCAACTGCCCTTCTCCTTTGGTCAATCTCTTGAAAAAATGGGGTTTGTTTCTGAGGCGGGTTTGGTCACCCAACTCCGCGCGATAAAGGATGTATTTGAGCTGAAACGATTACGTGCCGCCAATCATTTGGCTGCGTTGGGGGCCGAATTCGTTAGAAGGCGGCTCAAACCGGGAATTCGAGAGAAACAGGTGGCGGCAGACTTGGCTCATTTTTTTAACATCAAAGGGGATGGGATCGCCTTTGATTTGATTATTGCCGGGGGCAAAAATGGAGCTTTTCCGCATCACATCACCTCCAATGACCGTTTAAAAAACGGAGAACCGGTTATTTGCGACATCGGAGCCACCTGGGAGGGCTATCGCTCTGACTTGACCCGAACATTTCCGTTAGGTAGGATGCCCGCCGCTTTTACGAAGGTATTTAACATCGTTAACACATCGCAAAAGCAAGGGATTCGGCACTTGAAACCGGGCGTAACGGCCGGGTCTGTGGACCAAGTTTGTCGGCGTGTGATAGAGGAAGCAGGGTACGGAAAAACATTTGTTCACAGTACAGGACATGGCGTGGGAATCGATATTCATGAACACCCGCGAATTGGCCCTGACGCAAAGGACAGACTTGAAGAAGGAATGGTTGTGACCGTCGAACCCGGAATATATTTGCCCGGGAAATTTGGCGTTAGAATTGAAGATACCTTATTGATCACAAAAACAGGGTCGGAAATTTTAACAAAGTAA
- the efp gene encoding Elongation factor P encodes MISTSEFKNGTVFEWDGRIWQVVWFQHHKPGKGGAVMRLKLKNMRTGDIIERTFKSGESFRDVEATRRKKTFSYIDGDKYHFVDSETYEDLEISKEQLGDAAGFLQDNMEVQALYLDGEFLNIELPASVQLKVKETVPGVRGNTVSNTTKPATLETGIEIHVPLFINEGDVIKVDTRTHEYVERV; translated from the coding sequence ATGATTTCTACAAGCGAATTTAAAAACGGAACTGTCTTTGAATGGGATGGTCGCATATGGCAAGTGGTTTGGTTTCAACATCACAAACCGGGAAAAGGGGGGGCTGTCATGCGGCTCAAACTGAAAAACATGAGAACCGGCGACATCATTGAGCGAACCTTCAAATCGGGTGAATCCTTCCGAGACGTTGAAGCCACCCGCCGCAAAAAAACCTTCTCTTATATCGATGGCGATAAATATCACTTTGTTGATTCTGAGACTTATGAGGATTTGGAAATATCCAAAGAACAGTTGGGGGATGCGGCGGGATTTCTTCAGGACAACATGGAAGTCCAAGCGCTTTATTTGGATGGAGAATTCCTTAATATCGAGTTGCCTGCCTCGGTTCAACTGAAGGTCAAAGAGACTGTCCCCGGCGTGAGAGGAAACACGGTATCCAATACCACCAAACCTGCCACGCTTGAAACCGGGATCGAAATTCATGTGCCACTTTTCATTAACGAAGGTGATGTGATTAAAGTGGATACCCGAACGCATGAATACGTTGAGCGCGTATGA
- the accB gene encoding Biotin carboxyl carrier protein of acetyl-CoA carboxylase: protein MNSSTVSKLQELLQVAKRHGLMEMVWKEGDVKIAFRRGGEEKSIAISPESPVPQDTPETTPERILVKSPIVGTFRRSSGKGRPPLVLVGNNIKPGDPLGVVECMKIPTDVVSFIAGEIKEILVEDGQPVEYGQPLFSIEAHV from the coding sequence ATGAACTCCTCCACTGTTTCCAAACTTCAAGAGCTATTGCAAGTGGCCAAAAGACATGGCCTCATGGAAATGGTTTGGAAAGAAGGCGATGTCAAAATCGCCTTTCGTCGGGGTGGGGAAGAAAAATCGATTGCCATCTCACCGGAGTCCCCAGTTCCTCAGGACACTCCTGAAACGACTCCTGAGCGCATTTTGGTTAAATCTCCTATCGTCGGAACATTCCGAAGGTCATCGGGGAAAGGGCGTCCTCCTTTGGTTTTGGTGGGGAACAATATCAAACCCGGGGATCCTTTGGGCGTGGTTGAGTGCATGAAAATTCCCACCGATGTGGTGAGTTTTATCGCGGGAGAAATAAAAGAAATTTTGGTCGAAGATGGCCAACCGGTTGAATACGGCCAACCCTTGTTTTCAATAGAGGCCCATGTTTAA
- the accC gene encoding Biotin carboxylase, with protein sequence MFKKVLIANRGEIAVRVIRACREMGILTVAVHSEVDRESLHVKLADESVCIGPAAAADSYLNIPAIISAAEITGADAIHPGYGFLSENAHFAEVCESCKIKFIGPTAASIMSMGDKLEARRLVQNYAVPVLPGSDGPVDPEDPNLLKLAKKIGYPIMVKARAGGGGKGMRIVHEESQLKDAIFAAQSEAKKSFKEAGVYLEKFLESPRHIEVQVAGDIFGNVVSYPERDCTIQRRHQKLVEESPSPVVSESVRKKLGKAARRATRAVKYVTVGTIEFLYDGKKEFYFLEMNTRIQVEHPITEIVTGIDLIKEQIRLAAGEKLGYDKNDVKILGHAIECRINAEDPDRNFAPSPGKISGLVLPGGPGVRVDTHVYAGYTVPTHYDSLLGKLIVGSTRGRQAAISRMERALKEFQVEGVKTTVPFHQKVMAHPAFRSGTFATNFIEKFMSQTNGNRKP encoded by the coding sequence ATGTTTAAAAAAGTTTTGATCGCGAACCGCGGCGAAATCGCCGTTCGGGTGATTCGGGCCTGCCGAGAAATGGGTATTTTAACTGTGGCCGTTCATTCCGAGGTGGACCGTGAATCTCTTCATGTGAAGCTGGCGGACGAATCGGTTTGTATTGGCCCCGCCGCCGCCGCTGATAGTTATCTAAATATTCCCGCCATTATCTCCGCCGCTGAAATTACTGGGGCCGATGCCATTCATCCCGGGTATGGTTTCCTTTCTGAAAATGCGCATTTCGCTGAAGTGTGCGAATCCTGCAAAATTAAATTTATCGGTCCAACGGCGGCTTCCATTATGAGTATGGGAGACAAACTCGAGGCCCGGCGACTTGTTCAAAATTATGCTGTGCCTGTTTTGCCGGGGTCCGACGGGCCTGTTGATCCCGAAGACCCCAATTTACTCAAGTTGGCCAAAAAGATCGGTTATCCGATTATGGTCAAAGCGCGCGCCGGCGGCGGTGGAAAGGGGATGAGAATTGTTCATGAAGAATCTCAGCTCAAAGACGCCATTTTTGCGGCGCAATCCGAGGCCAAAAAATCGTTTAAAGAGGCCGGGGTTTACCTGGAGAAGTTTTTGGAATCCCCGCGTCATATCGAAGTTCAGGTGGCCGGAGATATATTTGGGAATGTGGTCAGCTATCCGGAGAGAGATTGCACCATTCAAAGGCGACATCAAAAATTGGTCGAGGAATCACCGTCCCCTGTTGTCAGTGAGAGTGTGCGGAAGAAACTTGGCAAAGCAGCGCGGCGGGCCACCCGTGCGGTCAAGTATGTCACAGTGGGGACCATTGAATTTCTCTATGATGGAAAAAAAGAGTTTTATTTCTTGGAGATGAACACGCGCATTCAAGTTGAGCACCCGATCACTGAGATCGTAACGGGAATTGATCTCATTAAAGAACAAATTCGCTTGGCGGCCGGAGAGAAGTTGGGGTACGATAAAAACGACGTCAAAATTTTGGGACACGCCATTGAATGCCGTATTAATGCGGAAGATCCCGATCGCAATTTCGCTCCCTCCCCCGGAAAAATTTCCGGACTCGTTTTACCCGGCGGCCCTGGGGTCCGTGTCGACACGCATGTCTACGCGGGATACACCGTTCCCACCCATTATGACAGCTTACTGGGGAAACTGATTGTTGGGTCGACGAGAGGGCGGCAGGCCGCTATCTCTCGCATGGAACGGGCCTTAAAAGAGTTTCAGGTGGAGGGCGTCAAAACGACCGTTCCTTTTCACCAAAAAGTGATGGCCCATCCGGCCTTTCGAAGTGGGACCTTCGCCACAAATTTCATTGAAAAATTCATGAGTCAAACCAATGGCAACCGCAAACCATAA
- the gmhA_1 gene encoding Phosphoheptose isomerase: MATANHKESILGTIAEASAVLSKMSQQVDLLDSLASVLIKAYSQGHKMVLFGNGGSAADAQHLAAEMVGSYANRSRPALPALALTTDTSALTAIGNDYSYDDVFSRQVEALVDVGDVVIGISTSGNSKNVIKAIQAARKQGAVTVGFTGETGGQLKAECDYCFCAPSKITSHIQQCHITAGHILCGLVEEAMVLNPLKV; this comes from the coding sequence ATGGCAACCGCAAACCATAAAGAATCCATCTTGGGGACCATCGCGGAAGCCAGCGCTGTTCTCTCAAAGATGTCGCAGCAAGTCGACTTGCTGGACAGTCTGGCTTCTGTGTTGATAAAGGCCTATTCCCAGGGGCATAAGATGGTTTTATTCGGAAATGGCGGGTCCGCCGCGGATGCGCAGCACCTGGCGGCCGAAATGGTCGGCAGTTATGCGAATCGGTCGCGTCCTGCTCTTCCGGCTTTGGCGTTAACCACCGACACCTCCGCTCTCACCGCGATTGGAAATGATTATTCATATGACGACGTTTTTTCCAGGCAAGTGGAAGCCCTGGTGGATGTTGGAGATGTGGTCATCGGAATTTCCACCAGCGGGAATTCAAAAAATGTGATCAAGGCCATTCAAGCGGCCAGAAAACAGGGCGCAGTGACAGTGGGATTTACGGGTGAAACAGGAGGGCAGTTAAAAGCGGAATGTGATTATTGTTTTTGCGCCCCTTCCAAAATAACGTCGCACATTCAACAATGTCATATCACGGCCGGACACATCTTATGCGGCCTTGTTGAAGAAGCCATGGTTTTAAACCCATTAAAAGTTTAA
- the hldE_3 gene encoding Bifunctional protein HldE codes for MGRRLAQERRKKRTIVFTNGCFDLIHAGHLKIFLECKKKGDVLVLGLNSDSSVRRIKGPKRPIITEQDRALLLAGFEPIDYVVIFKEDTPERLIQWVKPDVLIKGGDWKASEIVGSDVAKKVVRIPLVKGRSTSEIIRLIAQRYGQ; via the coding sequence TTGGGGCGGCGTTTGGCCCAAGAGCGCAGGAAAAAAAGAACCATTGTTTTTACCAACGGTTGCTTTGATTTGATCCATGCCGGGCATTTAAAAATTTTTTTGGAATGTAAAAAGAAGGGCGATGTGTTGGTTTTGGGGCTCAACTCCGATTCCTCCGTTCGGCGAATTAAAGGTCCGAAGCGTCCCATTATTACAGAACAGGATCGGGCCCTGTTGCTTGCCGGTTTTGAGCCCATCGATTATGTGGTCATTTTCAAAGAGGATACCCCTGAGCGACTGATTCAATGGGTTAAACCGGATGTCTTGATCAAAGGTGGCGATTGGAAGGCCAGCGAGATTGTTGGAAGTGATGTGGCTAAAAAGGTGGTCCGAATTCCTTTGGTTAAGGGGCGTTCAACCAGCGAAATTATTAGACTCATCGCCCAGCGTTATGGCCAGTGA